ACAATTCTACAAGCGAACGAGGTTGTAAGCGAAAAAAAGGAGCTAGAAAATGTTCTCAATGGTTATGCTAATGCGTATCTATTTGGTGACATCAAACGATACAATGAACTTGTTCACGGTGACCGATTTGGGATCGGGTCTTCTGGAAATTATTTAACAAATGATTATTTTACTAACAATGCAAGAAGAATGAAAAATAGCGAATTTGTTAGGTATAAGGAAACGAAAATTAAAATTGAAAGTGTGCGTTTGTCAAAGAAAAAGGTCGTCGCTATAGTAGATTCTGTATGGTTTTCTAGGGGATATGACATTGAAGCAGACTCAGAATTCTCGACAACGTGGAACGTTATTTTTGTTTTAAGAAAAGAAGAATCAAGCTGGAGGATTATTGGTAGTATTGGCATGTAGAATGCCGCCTTTAAGGCATGACTTCGTGGGCTCAGACCACAGCGAAAAACTGAATATCAAAAACAACATCTAAAAATCAACGCGATTTTATTTCGTCCTGGTTCTTCTGGTTAGCATGGTGCTGGAAATGCGCAAATATACAGATCATCGGTCCAGATGGTCAACGCATGACGAACGAATACCAGGGTGCGAAATTGCTGGATCAATGGGTCTCGTTTAAACGCATCGGGTCGTATGTGAATGAGAAAGGGGTACCGCGGTGGCATGTGGATATGAGGAATGATGCTAGTAGCTCATACTGGATGAGCGTACCCGAGTCACGAAAATATCCAGAAGGGCTAAGATATTATGACGAAACTCAATGTAGTGGTTGGTTACAAGAACTACTGAACAACAAGAGGTAACTGTATAGTGAAATTTCAAAAAATGTATGGTGTCCTATCTATATTTTTAGGAATTCTGCTTTTAGTGAATAATTCAATGACGCTAGCCGACGATATTGGAAGCGCGAAAAAAGACCTCAATAGAATTCTTAATAATTATGCGATTGCCTATTTGTTTGGAAATGTAGAAAAGTATAAGGAACTAGTTCACGTCGATCGATTCGATATTGATTCCACAGGAGAGTTGTCAACTAATGAAAATTTTCTCAACAATGTAAAGAGAATGGCAAATAGTGAATTTGTTAGATACAAGAAAACGAGCATGCAAGTTAGCAGCTGCTGATGGCGGTTTGTGGATACATCACGTGCGATTGGCACCGTAGAAAAACGGGATTGTTGTTCGGGATCAGGGCGAATTATTTTTTACTTTTTGTACCAAAAAAGAGGCGGCCAAGCCCGCAACAAAGCCCAAAACAGAAAACGAAACAGCAGCGACAGGCACGTGAATGATCGCCGCCAGATTGAACAAAGCGGAAACGGCAATAATGCGAATAAGAGAAACCAGACGCGCTACTTCCATTCCGCGTAGGTTTAGCAACACCAGCGAAACTATCGGCGCGATCATGGTGATCAAAACGGTAGATGTTTCTGCATCGACTTCAAATATTTCTGCAAACGCACGTAGCCCAAGAGAAAGCGAGACTATCAACAACACATAAGCAAAGGCAAGTTGAATGGTTTTGACGTTCAATCTTGTTCCATCTCTAATAAGTACACAGCGGTTAGCTTACTGCTGTTAACGCGAGGCTAGTGCCGCCTGTTACCGGCG
The DNA window shown above is from Gammaproteobacteria bacterium and carries:
- a CDS encoding nuclear transport factor 2 family protein, with the translated sequence MFLRSLFTSRIILIGVLLFTNITILQANEVVSEKKELENVLNGYANAYLFGDIKRYNELVHGDRFGIGSSGNYLTNDYFTNNARRMKNSEFVRYKETKIKIESVRLSKKKVVAIVDSVWFSRGYDIEADSEFSTTWNVIFVLRKEESSWRIIGSIGM